A stretch of DNA from Rhodothermales bacterium:
AGGGCACGAAACGTGGATAGCAAACTCATGATGCTGCAGGAACGGTCACGAAGGCTGTGGAAGAACGGGAGGGGTTTCGAGCAGGATGCCGCGATCCAGGGTCAGGGTACGGTCCGCCATGGCGGCGAACGCCGGGTTGTGCGTGACCAGGATGAACGTCTGGCCCATGTCCCGGCTCAACCTCAGCAATTCCTCGTGCAGGGCATGGGCCGTCTGTTCGTCCAGATTGCCCGTCGGTTCGTCGGCCAGCACCAGATCGGGATCGTTCATCAGCGCCCGGGCAATCGCCACCCGCTGCTTCTCCCCTCCCGACAGCTCGGCCGGTCGGTGGGCGGACCGGTCGGACAATCCCACGACCGTCAGCAGTTCCGCGGCGCGCACACGTGCCCGGTCCATGGGCGTTCCGGCAATCAGGGCCGGCATGAACACATTCTCCAGTGCCGAGAACTCGGGCAGCAAGTGATGGAACTGGAAAACGAACCCCAGTCGGCGATTCCGGAAAAGGGAAAGGGCGTCGTCGGAGCCGGTGAAAATATCCTTTCCCTGGAACAGCACATCCCCCGAATCCGGGCGATCCAGCGCTCCCAGGACGTGCAACAAGGTGCTTTTCCCGGAGCCGCTCTCCCCGACGATGGCCACGACTTCGCCCCGGCGAACCGACAGGTTCACATTCCTGAGCACTTCAATGCGGCCACCGGAAATGGCCGGATACGACTTCACGAGTGCACGCACCCGGACCAGGGGTTCGGCTCCGTCGCTACTCATCGTTTCGCTGGATATCGTACTTGCCCATCTTGTTGTACAGGTGGGACCGCTGGATGCCGATGGCTTCGGCCGTCCGGCTGATATTCCAGTCGAATTGCTCCAGTTTGTGCTCGATGAACATCTTCTCGGCACGGTCCCGGAAGTCCTGGAACTGATCGAACTTGTCCATGAGTCCGACGATGGGATTGACCGATGCCCCTCCCGGCGCCACGTACCGTTCCACGTCCAGGTGTCCAATCCGGTCTCCGGTGCTCATGATGGTCAACCGCTCGACCACATTGTGCAGTTCGCGAACGTTGCCGCGCCATTCAAACGCCTTCAGCGCGGTCAATGCCTCGTCCGAGAACGGTCTAGGCTCGAGGCCATTCCGCCGGGCAATCCGGTCGGCTATATGGTTCGTGATGATGGGAATGTCCTCCCGGCGCTCCCTGAGCGGCGGGACATGGATGAGAATGACGGACAGCCGGTGGTACAGGTCCTCCCGGAACTGCCCCCGTTCTATCTGTTCCAACAGGTTCTTGTTGGTCGCCGCGATCACCCGGACATCCACCGGGATGGAGCGGTCCCCTCCCACCCGCGTGATCTGGTTTTCCTGAAGGGCCCGAAGCACCTTCGCCTGGGCGGACAGACTCATGTCCCCGATTTCGTCCAGGAAAAGCGTTCCGTTGTGCGCCTGCTCGAATTTGCCAATCCGTTGCTTCGTGGCCCCGGTGAAACTGCCCTTCTCATGGCCGAACAGCTCACTCTCAATCAGTTCACCCGGAATGGCCGCGCAATTCACTTCGACAATGGGTCCGTCCGTCCGGTGGGACTTCCGGTGCACCCATTTCGCGACGAGTTCCTTTCCGGTCCCGGGCTCGCCCGTTATCAGCACCCGCGCTTCGGTGGGGCCCACCCGGTCAATGGTCTCCGTGATCTGCCGGATGGCCGCACTTTCTCCCAGAATGGGCGTCACATCCCCCTCGTGCCGCTCCACGATGGTCTGGCGCATCCGGGTGTTCTCGGCAACCAGTTGCCCCCGGTCCATGGCATTGCGCAGCGTAACCAGCAGTCGGTTCAGGTCCGGCGGTTTCTCGACGAAATCGAACGCACCCAACTTGGTGGCTTCGACTGCCGTCTCGATGGTCCCGTGCCCGGAAATCATGACGACCGGTGCCTCGCACTGCATGCGGCCCATCTCCGTGAGCACCTCCATGCCGTCCCGCTTGGGCATCTTGACATCCAGCAGGACCACATCGTACGTCCCGGACCGCAGCTTCTCGAGCGCCTGCTCGCCGTCCTCTGCCTCATCCACCGAGTAATCCTCGTACTCGAGGATTTCCCGCAACGAGCGGCGGATGGCCGCTTCGTCGTCGACGACGAGGATGCTGGGAACGGCCATCAGTTTCCGGCAGCGACCGCGGCCAGGTAGAAGTCGATGTTCTGGGCGGCCGTCGATTCCGGCCAATCGGATTTGATCTCCTGGTAGGCCCGCGCGGCCTGGTCCGTTTCGCCGGCGGCCGTGAAGGCACGACCGGCATCCATCAGATAATTCGGTGTGGAGATGGACGATTCGAACATGCGTGCGGCCCGCAGATACAGATCGCCGGCGGTCTCGTGTTCGCCCCGCATTTCCAGGATGGCCGCTTCGCCGGCGAGGGCCGATGCGCCGAGGTAATCCGCACTCTTGTCGTACTTGCGGAAATACTCCAGGGCACGATCATGATCGCCGACCCGGTACAGGGCATCGGCCGCATAGAAGGTGGCCAGGTTGCCCGACGGCGTTCCACCATACTCCTCGGCAATATCAATCAAACCGGTGAACGTGATGTCCCCATCCAGGGCGGCCCGGTACGCACCGTCTTCGTAACGATCCACGGCAAAAGCCATTTCGGACAACGCGGCTTCGTTGCGGACACTGGAATTCCACGCCAGGCCCACGATGACGAGTGCAATGAGCACAATGCCCCCGATGGCGCCGTATACCAGATTTCGCTGGTTCTCGTAGATGTCAATGGCACGGGCATAGAGCGTGACAACGGTATCTTCGCGCAATTCGTGGCGGCGGGATACTTTCCGGGTGGGTTTCAGTGTGGACATGCGAAGTGCAGGATGGATACAGAAAGCGGTAGAGGACTGCTCGGCAGAGCATACCAAATTACGGCAAAAGCACGGGTCTATCAAACCGCATAATTAATGACTTCTTGGTGCATATGACATGCCCATTGACGAGTTTTCGTACCGACCATCAACCAACTCCCCATTCCCATGTCCATTCGCCTCGGCATAAACGGTTTCGGTCGCATTGGCCGCCTCGTTTTCCGCTCCATCATCGAACGCAACGCATCGGAAATCGAAGTCGTCGGCGTGAACGATCTGACCGACGCACGCACGCTTGCGCATCTCCTGAAATACGATTCCGTGCACGGTCGTTTTCCCGGTACCGTGGAAGCTGCGGACAATGCCCTCATCGTCAACGGAACGAAAATTCCCGTTTTCAGCGAGCGCAATCCGGCCGACCTCCCCTGGGGCGACCTGAAGGTGGATGTCGTGGTGGAGTCCACGGGCATATTCCGCTCCCGCGAGAAGGCCGCCCTACATCTGCAGGCCGGTGCGAAAAAGGTCGTCATCTCGGCTCCCGCATCGGGCCAGGTGGATGCCACGGTCGTGCTGGGCGTGAACGACAACGTCCTGACCGGCAAAGAAGAAATCGTGTCCAATGCCTCCTGCACCACCAACTGCCTGGCCCCCATGGTCAAGGTCCTGGATGATGCACTTGGCGTCAAGAAAGGCCTGATGACCACCGTGCACGCGTACACGTCGGACCAGAACATCCAGGATGCGCCGCACAAGGACCTCCGTCGCGCCCGTGCAGCCGCCGTATCCATCATACCGACCTCGACCGGAGCGGCGTCCGCTGTGGGTCTGGTACTGCCCCATCTCGCCGGCAAACTCGACGGATTTGCCCTGCGTGTGCCCACGCCGGACGGCTCGCTCACCGATCTCACGGTGGAAGTCGGCCGCGAAACCACCGCCGAAGAAGTGAACGAACTGTTCCGCAAGGCAGCGGCCGGTGCCATGAAGGGCATCATCGAGTACTCCGACGAACCCTTGGTATCCACGGATATCATCCACAATCCGCACTCGAATATTTTCGACTCCGATTCCACCATGGTCATGGGCAACCTTGTCAAGGTGGTCGGGTGGTATGACAACGAGTGGGGCTACTCCTGCCGCACCGTCGACATGGTGGTTCGCCTCATGGAGAAGGCCGGATGAGCTGGAAAACGCTGGGCGACCTTGACCTGAACGGGAAACGCGTCCTCATGCGCGTGGACTTCAACGTCCCGCTTGACGATGACGGCCAGGTGGGCGACGATACGCGGATCCGCGGGGCGCTGCCCAGCATCCGCTACATCCTGGAGCACGGCGGCACACCGGTACTCATGACGCATTTGGGGCGCCCGAAAGGGGCGCCGGACCCCGCCTACACCGTGGCACCCGTAGCCGAGCGGCTGTCGGTCCTGCTGGATGCGCCGGTGGTGCTGGCTCCCGCCACCGTCGGTGCCGACGTGGAAGCCGTCCTGGACGCGACCGGTCCGGGCGAGGTGGTCATGCTGGAGAACACCCGGTTCAACGCCGGCGAGACGACCAACGACGCTGCGTTCAGCGCACAGTTGGCGCGGCTCGGGGATGTCTACGTCAATGACGCGTTCGGTGCGGCTCACCGCGCGCACGCATCCACCGAAGGCGTGGCCCGGTTGCTGGGCGAACGGGCGGCCGGATTCCTGATGGATCGCGAACTGGCCACCTTGACGCGCATCACCAATAATCCGGAGAAACCGTTCGTGGCCATTGTGGGCGGCGCCAAGGTCTCCGACAAGATCGGCGTCATCCGCGCGCTGCTCGGCACGGCCGACGCCCTCCTGATAGGCGGTGCCATGGCCTATACGTTCCTCAAGGCCCAGGGAAAGGAAACCGGCACATCCCTGGTCGAAGACGATCGGCTGGATCTGGCCCGGGAACTGCTGGAGGAGGCCGGAGAGCGGTTGCATCTGCCGGTGGATCACGTGTGCGCCAAGGAATTCAAGGCCGACGCGCCGGCGACCGTGGTCGAGGGCGCCATCCCCGCGGACCAGATGGGGCTCGATATTGGGCCTGCGACGCGGACAGCCTATACGAAGGTCATCCTGGGCGCCCGGACGGTCGTCTGGAACGGGCCGATGGGGGTATTCGAAATGGATGCCTTCGCGTCCGGGACGCACGCCATTGCAGATGCCCTGGTCGAAGCCACCCGGAAGGGAGCATTCACCGTAGTCGGCGGCGGGGATTCCGTGGCGGCCATCACCGGTGCTGGCCTGGAAGATGAAGTCAGCCACGTGTCCACGGGCGGCGGTGCCATGCTTGAATTGCTGGAGGGTCAGACGCTTCCGGGCGTCGCGGTATTGGAGCCATGACCGCGACGGTCCTTGACGCACGTGGGGCCGGAAAAACGTACAGGACAGGCCTCCGGCGCCGCGAAGTGCATGCGCTTGACGCCCTGGACCTGACGGTGCACGCGGGAGACCTGCTGGGCATCCTCGGACCGAATGGTGCGGGGAAAACCACCCTGTTGAAGCTGGCACTGGGCATTGTCCGCCCGACCCGCGGTACCGTTTCCCTGTTCGGGCGCGAAGCGGGCGACCCTGCGGCCCGGCGTCGCGTGGGCTACCTGGCGGAAAACCATCGTTTCCCGCCGCACCTCACGGCACGACAGGTCCTGGACGTGTACGGTCGGCTGGGCGATGTCACGCATCCGGTCCGGCACCGCCGGATCCAGGAGTTGTTGGGCCTGGTCGAATTGACGGACTGGGCCGACCGCCGGACCGGCACCTTCTCGAAAGGGATGATGCAGCGCCTG
This window harbors:
- a CDS encoding tetratricopeptide repeat protein produces the protein MSTLKPTRKVSRRHELREDTVVTLYARAIDIYENQRNLVYGAIGGIVLIALVIVGLAWNSSVRNEAALSEMAFAVDRYEDGAYRAALDGDITFTGLIDIAEEYGGTPSGNLATFYAADALYRVGDHDRALEYFRKYDKSADYLGASALAGEAAILEMRGEHETAGDLYLRAARMFESSISTPNYLMDAGRAFTAAGETDQAARAYQEIKSDWPESTAAQNIDFYLAAVAAGN
- a CDS encoding phosphoglycerate kinase, which produces MSWKTLGDLDLNGKRVLMRVDFNVPLDDDGQVGDDTRIRGALPSIRYILEHGGTPVLMTHLGRPKGAPDPAYTVAPVAERLSVLLDAPVVLAPATVGADVEAVLDATGPGEVVMLENTRFNAGETTNDAAFSAQLARLGDVYVNDAFGAAHRAHASTEGVARLLGERAAGFLMDRELATLTRITNNPEKPFVAIVGGAKVSDKIGVIRALLGTADALLIGGAMAYTFLKAQGKETGTSLVEDDRLDLARELLEEAGERLHLPVDHVCAKEFKADAPATVVEGAIPADQMGLDIGPATRTAYTKVILGARTVVWNGPMGVFEMDAFASGTHAIADALVEATRKGAFTVVGGGDSVAAITGAGLEDEVSHVSTGGGAMLELLEGQTLPGVAVLEP
- the gap gene encoding type I glyceraldehyde-3-phosphate dehydrogenase, producing MSIRLGINGFGRIGRLVFRSIIERNASEIEVVGVNDLTDARTLAHLLKYDSVHGRFPGTVEAADNALIVNGTKIPVFSERNPADLPWGDLKVDVVVESTGIFRSREKAALHLQAGAKKVVISAPASGQVDATVVLGVNDNVLTGKEEIVSNASCTTNCLAPMVKVLDDALGVKKGLMTTVHAYTSDQNIQDAPHKDLRRARAAAVSIIPTSTGAASAVGLVLPHLAGKLDGFALRVPTPDGSLTDLTVEVGRETTAEEVNELFRKAAAGAMKGIIEYSDEPLVSTDIIHNPHSNIFDSDSTMVMGNLVKVVGWYDNEWGYSCRTVDMVVRLMEKAG
- a CDS encoding ABC transporter ATP-binding protein — its product is MSSDGAEPLVRVRALVKSYPAISGGRIEVLRNVNLSVRRGEVVAIVGESGSGKSTLLHVLGALDRPDSGDVLFQGKDIFTGSDDALSLFRNRRLGFVFQFHHLLPEFSALENVFMPALIAGTPMDRARVRAAELLTVVGLSDRSAHRPAELSGGEKQRVAIARALMNDPDLVLADEPTGNLDEQTAHALHEELLRLSRDMGQTFILVTHNPAFAAMADRTLTLDRGILLETPPVLPQPS
- a CDS encoding sigma-54 dependent transcriptional regulator → MAVPSILVVDDEAAIRRSLREILEYEDYSVDEAEDGEQALEKLRSGTYDVVLLDVKMPKRDGMEVLTEMGRMQCEAPVVMISGHGTIETAVEATKLGAFDFVEKPPDLNRLLVTLRNAMDRGQLVAENTRMRQTIVERHEGDVTPILGESAAIRQITETIDRVGPTEARVLITGEPGTGKELVAKWVHRKSHRTDGPIVEVNCAAIPGELIESELFGHEKGSFTGATKQRIGKFEQAHNGTLFLDEIGDMSLSAQAKVLRALQENQITRVGGDRSIPVDVRVIAATNKNLLEQIERGQFREDLYHRLSVILIHVPPLRERREDIPIITNHIADRIARRNGLEPRPFSDEALTALKAFEWRGNVRELHNVVERLTIMSTGDRIGHLDVERYVAPGGASVNPIVGLMDKFDQFQDFRDRAEKMFIEHKLEQFDWNISRTAEAIGIQRSHLYNKMGKYDIQRNDE
- a CDS encoding ABC transporter ATP-binding protein, translated to MTATVLDARGAGKTYRTGLRRREVHALDALDLTVHAGDLLGILGPNGAGKTTLLKLALGIVRPTRGTVSLFGREAGDPAARRRVGYLAENHRFPPHLTARQVLDVYGRLGDVTHPVRHRRIQELLGLVELTDWADRRTGTFSKGMMQRLGLAQALLGDPELLILDEPTDGIDPVGRRNIRDLLLRLNREGMTILLNSHMLSEVEHLCRRVVVLRHGACLWAGPTSDLLKASSSVILRIKRGEYDENVVLDGATDEELNARIDALRSEGVLILSVERAKNTLESGFIRLMEAE